The Leptospiraceae bacterium genome includes the window GAAATTTTATAATACAAAAGTTTTGCAATTCCGCCTAACTTCGATTTTCCTCCAGAAATAAAAAGAATCGGTTTTAATATTTTAAATTTAATTGATTGAAACCCACTGTCTTTTGAAAGCATAGCCAGAGTTGTTTCGGTATAATCGTTTATATGATCCTTGACTTCCAAATAATGTCCGTCCGGTTTCATTCCATTTATCATAACTTTCAGTTTTGCTTTAAATAGCTGAATAGGAAAATTGGGAGTCTGAAGAAATAAAATTCCTCCGGGTTTTAAAATAGAATAAAGATATTTCATAATCGGTTGAGGCTTTGGTATATGCTCTATCACATCCCAAAGAGTAATTATATCAAAACTGTTTTTTGGAATTTTACTTTTTTCTACTTGACCTGAAAAAATATTTTTTAATGAATTCTTTTCTTTTGCATACTTAACTGCAGAAGGACTCATTTCATAGCCAAATGCTTCCCAACCCGGTCTTTTCTCCAATACGGTTTTTACAAAAAAACCAAGCCCACACCCTACATCTAAAATTTTCCCTTTTTCTGCTTTTAAAAAAGATTCAATGAATTCAGAATACACATCTCTGTGAGCTACATCCCACCATTCTAAGTCGTAACCCTCTTCTTCTCCCCAATACCCTTGGTAGTGCTCATCTTGCTTGTAAGTAGAAAAAACATGCCCACAAGTCTTGCATTGAACAATCGGAATTCCATTTTCAATAAATACAGTTTTATTTTCAGAACTTTCACATAAATAGCATTTTGTGTTCAATTTATTTTTCCTCGGGCAAGTAAATTTCTATTAATCCAATTATTTCAAACGACAATAACTAATTTTTGAACTATTCCTTAATTAAAAACAAATATTTGGCTACCGGTAAAAAGTTTTATTACAGAAATGAATTTTTATCTATATACGAAATTGATTATAAAAATTTGCCTCAAATAAAATTAGCTGTATTCGGGTTTCAAAAAAGAAATTGGGAAATAAAGCAATACCATAAAATTTATATAATCCAATTTTAATTTTTACTAAAAATGGTTGTCAATTATAAATAGAGTGAAGTTTTAGGTACAGAGGTATTTTTATGGCAATTGGAAGGGATAACGTAAATAGCACAATTGGACCCGGTTCTATTTTTGAGGGGAAATTTTATATTGCAGGATCACTGAAAATAGACGGAAAATTTGAAGGTGAAATTAAAACAGACGATGCTTTGTATGTAGGAGAAACCGGAAAAGTAAAAACAAATATTTCCGCAAAAGACGTAGTAGTATCCGGCACAATGATCGGAAATATTAAAGCAGAAAGCGAAGTTCGATTAGAAGAAACTGGCAGAATGTTAGGGGACATAATGGCTCCTTCTCTCCATTTAGCAAGAGGAGTAGTAGCCAAGGGACATATTACTGTTACAGGGGGACAAAAGAAAGACGTTCGCAAAATTGTAGAAGAATCCTTTGGAGGGCCTCGACCTCTTGAACTTGGCAAAAGGGATGAATAACCTTTAATTTTTCCTTTACTTAAGACGATATTTAAAGAGTAGAGTAATATCTAATGTTTCAAAAACCTCGACAGTTAGCAAACGGAAAGGAAATTCTTAGAACAAAGAATTTTACACTTATTTATTTAGGAAAGGGCAACGTCCATTATTCTTATTTAAGTAATTCTAAATTATTTCATGGAAGCCTTGATCTAAAAAGAAAAAGATTCAAAGTAATACCGCTTTTTGCGACAACTTTTTTACTTACTATTTTTTTGGGGATTGGCTCTGATTCCAGTTCGGCTATGATCGAACACGACACTGTAAAAGAAATTTCTGAAAATGATGAAAAGGATATACAAGCAAAAAGTGGAGACGAGCATTTTCTAAAGCAATCAGAAGAACAAAAATTAGCGATCATCAGTGCCAAAGAATTGAACGTAAAAGAAACTAAAAAGAAACTCAAACTAATTCAATACAAAGTAAAAAGTGGAGAAACTTTATCTGGGATCGCAACAAGGTTTAAAGTTTCAATGGATTCCATTGCCGGTTCATCTAATATAAAATTAGAAGACAAACTCGCATCAGGACAAATATTAAGCATTCCGAATAAGCAGGGACTTTTGTACAAATTAAAAAAGGGTGACACATTAGCAAAAGTTGCCAACTATTACAAAGTTGGAATTGAAGATATTGTCGAAGAAAATAAACTCAAAGAATCCGATTTCTTTTCTGTTGGGCAAAAACTTTTTCTACCGGGTGCTGTTATTCCAGAAATCGTAAAATGGGTGTCACCGGTATCTTCAAGAATAATTACTTCAGGCTATGGGTGGAGAAGTTATCCAAAATCACAATTCCACGATGCTTTAGATTTGCGTGCAAAGTATGAGCCTGTGAAAGCTGCACGTAGTGGAAGAGTGATTTATAGCGGGTGGATGGGCGGTTACGGAAACGCTGTTGTTATAGAGCATAACGAAGACATGAAAACTTTATACGCTCACAACTCAAAACTATACGTCAGGCAAGGTGAGTATATTAGTGCCGGGAAAATAATTTCTCAATCCGGTTGTACAGGTTTTTGTTTTGGGCCTCACTTGCATTTTGAAATTATTAAAAATGGAAAAAGTGTTAATCCCGGAAAATTTTTAAAAGGCCTTGTAAAAAGAAAACACTAAAACAATACATCTTGAGAATATTTTACTTTTTCTTTATTTTAACTTTATTATTTAATTGTAAAACTACATTTGAATTAGGAAAAGAAATCTCTAATAGACTTTCTCAACCTTTTGACGAAACAAAATCTATTGAAGTCTTTTTTACTACTTCTCGCAAGACAACCGATCTGAATCCTTCATGTTCCAATTCTTACTTTACCACAAATTTTGAAAATAAAGAAAAGTATGGATTTTGCAAGGTGAACGTTCCAATTGAACATGAGATTGGAGCAATTGATTCTAATCCTTCTGGAGATTCTCAAAAGTTTTTCAAATTTGAGAAATATTCTTCTTTGAATTCAGAAAATTTATTCAATCAAATCAAAAATGATCCATTTAATGAAGTGTTGGTTTTTGTTCATGGATTTAATGTCAAATTTGAAGAAGCAGTTTACCGTGCAGCTCAAATCAAATTTGACGTAAAATTTCCAGGGAATGTCGTGGTGTATTCTTGGCCTGCTGGTGCAGACGAAGGCTTTTTCAATCAGCTTATGATTCAAGGCACGTATAAAAATAATTTCCAGAACGCAATTCACTCAATTTCAGGGTTTAAAAATTTTATAAAGAAATTATACTCTACACAAAAAAAAGTTCATTTAATTGTTCACTCTATGGGTCACCAAGTTGTTTTGCCCGGATTGTCTGAACTTGCTGATGAAATGTCAGAGCCTTTTCTCCATGAAGTAATATTCAACGCACCTGATTATGATACTAACGAATTTCAAAAAATTGTTTCTAAAATAGTAAAATCTTCTAAAAGAGTTACAGTATATTGTTCTCCAAACGACAATGCTCTTGTCGCATCGAGTAAGGTGAATTCCGGTAAAAGAGTCGGTTCATGCGATAAAATTTCCGGAGTAGAAATGATCAATGTGAACTTAGTTGACTCTCCTGTTTTAGGGATCGGAGGTCTTGGTCACGGATACTATTCTTCTCGACCAATTTTAACTGACTTATTTCAAATTCTTTTAGGAATTCCTGCAAACAAAAGATTGTTCATCAGGAAATCAAATCCTAACTCTACAGAAGATTTTATTCTAAGAAAGTGAGGAGGACTGCTCACTGTGAAATACTTACTCATACTCATCGTATTTCTAACTTCGTGTAAAACCTTTGTATCGGTAAATCGACTTCCTGACGATTCTATTCGAATTTGTTTTTGGAATGTAAAAAATCTTTCAGAAGGAGGATTAAAAAGAAAGACTAAAGGAGCTTATATTTTAGACTTTGCAAAAAAATGCGATATAATTGCTTTTATGGAGATTCGATCTGCAAATATCAATATGGCAGAAGAAATTTCTAAAGAGTTTGAGAATATCGGTGAAGAATACACATGTATCGAAGGTAATCCAAAAGGTAAAGTTGATACAAAAAGAAAAGAAAAATATCTTGCTTGTGCTAATATAAAAGTAACCGAATTGGACAAGAGTGAATTTTTAGATGAAGAAAAAGATTTTGTAAGAGCTCCTACCTATTTTTTATTTCGATTTAAAGAAATGAAATTTTTACTAGCGCCCTTTCATTCAACTCCAGGAGATTCTGAAGAGCTTACAAAATTCCAAAAAGTTATCGACTTTGCATATCAAAAATATTCAGATAGAAGAGCCTTTTTCGGAGGAGATTTTAATACCGGAACAAATTACCAAACTGAAAATTTTGTTGGAAATCTAAACTACTTCAAAATTTTAAAGCAATTAATCGAAGAGCCGACTACTTTTGCAAACCAAAAACACGACTTAATTTTTACTGATCGAGCGACTGCAATCAAATGCAAGGGAAAAGTTTGGAGACTCGACAAATTATTCACTGATTTAGAAGAAAGAAAGGATTTTGAAAAAATTTCTGATCATTTTCCTGTTTCGATTGATTGTAAATTTTAATTAAGTCTTTTGCTTTTTTTCACTATTTTTTTAATCTTTGAATTTAATATATCTTCGTGTAGTAAATCTTCCAGAAAAAAAGAAAATCTATAGCTCCAGTTCTCTTCCTCCGGGGTTCCCGGTATATTTATTCTGTGTTTGTTTGGTTTTTGGAACAAGTGTTTCTTTGTATTTTCTAATCTACAAATTTTTCCTTCAAATAAAAAGTCGTGCAATAAATTTATTGAAAAAATACTTTTGGTGGATAAACTAATTTCAAGAAGTCTTTCTATAATCTGGTGAATTGTATAGTCTTCTTTTATCCCTGTGAACTCCATCGCCTTTCTTTTCTCGTCTTCTTTTAATTCATTCCACCAAGCAATTCCAATTGATGTATCATGTACAGATAATGAGGATACAGCGTTTTCTCTGTAGTCTTGAGGTCGAATATAACTTCCATCAGAAAATGATCGAGTCCATCTTATAATATCAAGACCGATAATTTTTTTTTCATGAATGCTGTCTCGTACAAATTCGGGGACTACTCCCAAGTCTTCTGCACACGGTAGCATGTTGGAGTTATGCATTAAAAAATCTAATATCTCTTCTCCATTTTTTCTCCAATTAGATTCGTCTTTTTCTAAATGTTTAACTGATAGCTCGTATAATTTT containing:
- a CDS encoding methyltransferase domain-containing protein; this encodes MNTKCYLCESSENKTVFIENGIPIVQCKTCGHVFSTYKQDEHYQGYWGEEEGYDLEWWDVAHRDVYSEFIESFLKAEKGKILDVGCGLGFFVKTVLEKRPGWEAFGYEMSPSAVKYAKEKNSLKNIFSGQVEKSKIPKNSFDIITLWDVIEHIPKPQPIMKYLYSILKPGGILFLQTPNFPIQLFKAKLKVMINGMKPDGHYLEVKDHINDYTETTLAMLSKDSGFQSIKFKILKPILFISGGKSKLGGIAKLLYYKISKFLWVISFKKINLNNTLFAILKK
- a CDS encoding polymer-forming cytoskeletal protein, whose product is MAIGRDNVNSTIGPGSIFEGKFYIAGSLKIDGKFEGEIKTDDALYVGETGKVKTNISAKDVVVSGTMIGNIKAESEVRLEETGRMLGDIMAPSLHLARGVVAKGHITVTGGQKKDVRKIVEESFGGPRPLELGKRDE
- a CDS encoding M23 family metallopeptidase produces the protein MFQKPRQLANGKEILRTKNFTLIYLGKGNVHYSYLSNSKLFHGSLDLKRKRFKVIPLFATTFLLTIFLGIGSDSSSAMIEHDTVKEISENDEKDIQAKSGDEHFLKQSEEQKLAIISAKELNVKETKKKLKLIQYKVKSGETLSGIATRFKVSMDSIAGSSNIKLEDKLASGQILSIPNKQGLLYKLKKGDTLAKVANYYKVGIEDIVEENKLKESDFFSVGQKLFLPGAVIPEIVKWVSPVSSRIITSGYGWRSYPKSQFHDALDLRAKYEPVKAARSGRVIYSGWMGGYGNAVVIEHNEDMKTLYAHNSKLYVRQGEYISAGKIISQSGCTGFCFGPHLHFEIIKNGKSVNPGKFLKGLVKRKH
- a CDS encoding alpha/beta hydrolase; the encoded protein is MFYFFFILTLLFNCKTTFELGKEISNRLSQPFDETKSIEVFFTTSRKTTDLNPSCSNSYFTTNFENKEKYGFCKVNVPIEHEIGAIDSNPSGDSQKFFKFEKYSSLNSENLFNQIKNDPFNEVLVFVHGFNVKFEEAVYRAAQIKFDVKFPGNVVVYSWPAGADEGFFNQLMIQGTYKNNFQNAIHSISGFKNFIKKLYSTQKKVHLIVHSMGHQVVLPGLSELADEMSEPFLHEVIFNAPDYDTNEFQKIVSKIVKSSKRVTVYCSPNDNALVASSKVNSGKRVGSCDKISGVEMINVNLVDSPVLGIGGLGHGYYSSRPILTDLFQILLGIPANKRLFIRKSNPNSTEDFILRK